One Microbacterium keratanolyticum DNA window includes the following coding sequences:
- a CDS encoding GNAT family N-acetyltransferase translates to MIAVADFADPDLARFLQEHLDDLTPTAPAESRHAFDLSALQQPHVRMWVARDGEQIIGTVALAGIDADHEELKSMRTAPARRGQGVASRLLAHALDDARRRGVAQVSLETGSMEFFSAARALYARAGFIECAPFGDYTDDPHSVFMTNSLGPNPDDPARLSA, encoded by the coding sequence ATGATCGCCGTCGCCGACTTCGCCGACCCGGACCTCGCGCGATTCCTGCAGGAGCATCTGGACGACCTCACCCCCACCGCACCCGCCGAGAGCCGACATGCATTCGATCTCAGCGCTCTGCAGCAGCCCCATGTGCGTATGTGGGTGGCCCGCGACGGCGAGCAGATCATCGGAACGGTCGCCCTCGCCGGAATCGATGCAGACCACGAGGAGCTGAAGAGCATGCGCACCGCACCCGCACGACGAGGGCAGGGCGTCGCCTCACGCCTGCTCGCACACGCGCTCGACGATGCCCGCCGTCGCGGAGTCGCTCAGGTGTCGCTGGAGACCGGAAGCATGGAGTTCTTCTCTGCGGCGCGCGCACTGTACGCCCGCGCCGGTTTCATCGAATGCGCGCCGTTCGGGGACTACACCGACGACCCGCACAGCGTCTTCATGACGAACTCCCTGGGGCCGAATCCGGATGATCCTGCGAGACTGAGCGCATGA
- a CDS encoding FAD-dependent oxidoreductase, which produces MLTATPLSVQIDAQHDDRLRVLIAGAGIAGLTLAALLRRQGLHPVLIERMPQMAHPGYMLALMPMVDAAFDEIGCHDDYVARSTPIATYAARSHRGRLMRSDDFSALLAMHGEYRGIDRGALLEVLTSDGCPVAFGTTIEAVAQMGNTTDVRFATDESPTEASFDLVVVAEGLNSRTRELLDTGEVSRVDTGWGGWVSWVDPAGVTDLGEEVWGDGFFLGAYPVRGRLGVFLGGSNHDTAVGLPEFAERVRAAAPEMGERLRAVLDGVVASPDPYYWALTDVRAERWVTPGAVLLGDAAAGFLPTAGIGAGMAIESAWTLGRMLRDTDRSTLQPVLEEWERVQKPRVESAQDNSRMLARLMFRRGRLIAWMRETITRMLTVRAVLGPIARLVAAQPDPDAAAQRARVPAP; this is translated from the coding sequence ATGCTCACCGCCACCCCCTTGTCCGTCCAGATCGATGCCCAGCACGACGATCGCCTCCGCGTTCTGATCGCCGGCGCGGGCATCGCCGGGCTCACCCTCGCGGCTCTGCTGCGCCGACAGGGACTGCATCCGGTGCTCATCGAACGGATGCCGCAGATGGCTCACCCGGGCTACATGCTCGCCCTCATGCCGATGGTCGATGCGGCCTTCGACGAAATCGGATGCCACGACGACTACGTCGCCCGCAGCACTCCCATCGCGACATACGCGGCGCGCTCGCATCGCGGGCGACTGATGCGATCCGACGACTTCAGCGCCCTGCTGGCGATGCACGGCGAGTACCGGGGCATCGATCGCGGCGCGCTCCTCGAAGTGCTCACGTCCGACGGATGCCCGGTCGCCTTCGGCACCACCATCGAGGCCGTGGCGCAGATGGGCAACACGACCGACGTGCGCTTCGCGACCGACGAGAGCCCGACGGAGGCATCCTTCGACCTTGTCGTCGTGGCGGAGGGACTGAACTCCCGTACACGCGAACTGCTCGACACGGGAGAGGTCTCGCGCGTCGACACGGGCTGGGGCGGCTGGGTCTCCTGGGTCGATCCGGCGGGCGTCACCGATCTGGGCGAAGAGGTCTGGGGCGACGGCTTCTTCCTCGGCGCGTACCCCGTGCGAGGCCGCCTCGGCGTCTTCCTCGGCGGCTCGAACCACGACACCGCCGTCGGTCTGCCCGAGTTCGCGGAACGCGTGCGCGCCGCGGCACCCGAGATGGGCGAGCGCCTGCGTGCCGTGCTCGACGGCGTCGTGGCGAGCCCCGATCCGTACTACTGGGCGCTGACCGACGTCCGCGCGGAGCGCTGGGTCACCCCGGGCGCGGTGCTGCTCGGCGACGCGGCCGCAGGATTCCTGCCCACCGCCGGCATCGGCGCCGGGATGGCAATCGAGTCCGCGTGGACTCTGGGGCGGATGCTGCGCGACACCGACCGCTCGACGCTGCAACCCGTTCTTGAAGAGTGGGAGCGCGTGCAGAAGCCCCGCGTCGAATCTGCGCAAGACAACTCCCGCATGCTCGCGCGCCTCATGTTCCGACGCGGGCGACTGATCGCCTGGATGCGCGAGACGATCACGCGGATGCTGACAGTTCGCGCGGTGCTCGGACCCATCGCGCGCCTGGTGGCAGCGCAACCCGATCCGGATGCCGCGGCGCAGCGCGCACGGGTGCCCGCCCCCTAG